Below is a window of Hyalangium ruber DNA.
GTTGTTGATCTCATGCGCCACCCCCGCGGCCATCATGCCCAGGCTGGAGAACTTCTCCTGCTCGACGGCGCGCTGGTGGATCCGCTGGAGCCGCTGGTGGGCATCCCGCAGCTCCTGCTGGTGCTCCAGCGTGCGACCCAGCGCCCCGCGCAGGAGCTCGACCCGCTTCTCGGTGACCAGGAAGCCAAAGACGCCCAGCAGGCTGAAGGCCAGGAGCACTTCCGGAGCGGCGCCGTCCCACCAGGCGATGGCGTCGACCGACAGCAGGAAGAACACTCCGCGGGGGCGCACCCACCGGTCCAGCCCATAGAACCAGATCAGGTTGTAGGGCACGTAGATCCACACCGGCGCGGCCCAGCGGGTGAAGTGCCCCACCACCGCGATGCCCATGACGTTGAGGACCGTGCGCGCTGTCTCGAGCACCGAGCGGCTCGTCCACTTCGCGAGCCACTCGATGAGCACCAGGTTCCACAGCATCAGCACCGTGGCGACCCCGAGCACCGCGAGGAATGCGCTCCACTGACCCCAGAACCAGATGAGCAGGACGAGGTTGATCACCAAAGCGCCCAGGCCCGCGGTCTTGTTCACCCCCAGATGAACCTGTTCCGGGTCCGCTTCCGGCGCGGGAGCCTGCTTGGGTGTCGGGGTCATCCGAAGCCCGCTCAGGCGCGAGAGCTGCCACACTCCGGGCAGAACTTCGCCTTGGCCCCCATCTCCGCGCCGCACTTGCCACAGCTCGTCTTCGCCGCCAGCGGCTTGCCACATTCAGGGCAGAACTTGCCGCCCTCGACGCTGGCGTTGCAGTGCGGGCAGGCCGCCATGCGCGTGGCCTTCATGTCCAGCGCCTCCACCTGATCGACCTTGCGCGCCTTGTCCCAGGCCTGCTCCACGGCGACCTTGGACTGGATGTGCGCGGCCTCCTCGGCGAGGTTCGGCGCGCAGGACTCGCAGAGGTTGCGCGTCTCGTTCCAGCAGTTCCGCGGGCACACCCAGTGGCCACACCGGGTGCAGTTCTTGAAGTGGGCCTTGGCCTCCTGCACCGACTCGGCATACGCCTCGTCCCGCGCCTTGCCGCGCAGCGCGTCCTTCACATGGTCGCCCGCGTAGGCCGCGCGAGAGACGGCGCCGCCGAAGAACGAACCCGCCGCCTTCAGGACGCTGGCCGCGATGCCAACGCTGCTCGCCTTGAAAGGCGACATGTGACCGTTGTTGCACTTGTCGCAATAGAACTCGAACTGAAAGCCGTGGTTGTTCGAGCGATCTTTGTAGTTGCGGGTGAATTGGATCAGCGGCATGGCAAGCCGTCTCCTGAGGGGAACGAAACGCTTCCAGATTATCACGGCCCCTCTCGCGCCTCCCTTTGGTAGCTTGCTCGGTACCCCGCCTCCCAGCGGGTCCATCCCCCGCAGTCCACTGGAGTACTCATGACCCCCCTCGCTCGCGCGGCGCTCGCCGCGAGTGTCGCCGCTCTCCTCCTCGCGGCTCCCCAAGCTTCGGCCACCAACTACACGCTGTGGATCCACGGCAAGAACTCGGGTGGAACCCAGGCCGGCAACTATGCCGACTTCTCCAACTGGGGACCCAGCTCCACCGCGGCCGGAGTGAACAAGAAGGCGGTCAACTGGGATGGTCGGCAGCGAATCGGCGGGCAGAACTACCGCATCCGCGACGCCCTGGACTGCTTCTGCACGGGCACCAACTGGTGCTACATCGCCGTGCATTCCGCCGGAGACCTGCAGATCGGCTACGCGCTGTCGCTCTACGGCACCTCGGCCCGCTACAAGAAGAACGCCACCCCCAACTCCAGCGGCGTGTGCGGCAACACGGATGGCACCACCCAGACGGGCTGGAACATCAAGTGGGTGGACGTGGCCTCGGGCGCCGGTGGCGGCAGTGAGCTGGCCGACGTCGGTGAGTGGGCCACGAACGACCCCATCGTCGGGGACCTGGTCACCACCACGGCGCGCGCGATGTACAACCACAACACCACGGGCGCGAAGTGGTTCTACATGTTCGCGGGCGCCAAGGGCACGGCCTACTCGGGCATCCTCCCCGGGCAGGATGACGAGGCGGTGGCCTACCACACCACGGGCGGCGTCTCCGGCAGCTCAGGCGGCTCCTACTGCAACCCGGGTGACTGGTTCTGCGGCGGCACGCTGAACACCGGCACCAACGCCTGCAGCGACGGCCGCGCCAAGTGGAGCTACCACACGGTGAGCCTGCGCGACGACGGCGAGTCCTACAGCCACGGCGCCGGTGGCCAGTGGGGCGGCATCGTCTCCAAGGTGCGCGAGGACATCGTCCTCTACGCCAAGTAGGCAACGCATCGGGGAGCGGCTCCAGCAGCCGCTCCTCGGGCAAGGTGTACCAGTCCTAGGTGTCCACCACGGCGATCACGAGGACGCCCGCCTCTCCCGTGGTGGCCTCGGTGATGAGGAACGACCAGATGGCGACCTGGTCCTTGCGCGGAGTCCAGCTCAGGGTGCCGGTCGCCTCGTCCATGCTCGCGCCCTCGGGCAGCGGCGACACCGTGAAGCGCAGCTCGGGCGTGGAGAGCCCCTTGCCGCAGCGCAGGGTGACGGTCAGCGGCTTCCCTTCCACCGCCAGGTGTGTCCCGCCTCCCTCCGGCGCACAGAGCTTGGATTGGGAGGGTGGAGGCGTGCCCGCGTCTGGCGGCGGTGGAAGGGCTGGGAAGGGAAGCGGCGCCAGGGGAATCGGTGGCAGCGGGAGCCCCGAGCGCTCGGAGTCGGTCCCTGCCTCGTCCGGTGACGAAGGGCCGCAGCGCAGCGCGACCACGCATGCGACCAGCAACACCCCTCCGCTAAAGACCTTCGCCCTGCCCGCCATTCCGCCCCCCACCCGCCCGACTCCCCGTCGAGAGGAGTAAGCACTCCCGGTGAGCACGGCAGGAGGCCCCGGAGCCACTGTCGCTCCACGGACACGCCGCTCTCTCGCCCAACGCCCTCACTGACCTTGGGTCATCCGATTCGCCCTCACGGGCAATACATGGTTCAACGATGAACAGCGGCCCTATACTCGGGGACATTCATGTCTGAGCCCTCCTCCGTTCCCCCCACGCGTCGAGGCTTTCTCGGTGCGATCACCGTGCTGCTCGGCGGCGCCATCGCGGCGCTCGCGGCCGTGCCCGTGCTGGGCAGCATCCTCTCGCCGCTGCGCCCCGCCCCACGCACGGGCAATGACGTGCCCATCCCCGTGGGCAACGTGTCGGACTTCACCGTGGGCGTGCCGCGCCGCGTGGAGCTGGTCCGCTCCGTCACCGACGCCTGGAGCCGCTCCGAGGCCACCACCGTGGGCGCCGCCTGGCTCACCCGCAAGGCCGATGGCACCTTCACCGCCCTGTCCACCATCTGCCCGCACCTGGGCTGCGGGGTGAACATGGACAAGCAGCGCGGCCACTTCGCCTGCCCCTGCCACACCTCCGCCTTCGCCATGGATGGCGCGCGCCTGGAAGGGCCCGCCCCTCGTGGCATGGATCCGCTCACTGTGGAGGTGCGCGGCCAGGCGGTGCTCGTCCACTACCGGCGCTTCAAGCAGGGCATCTCCGAACGGGAAGAGGTGTAGGTCCCCCATGCTCAAACGCTTCGGCGACTGGCTGGACTCCCGCACCGGCCACCGCGCCCTGATGCACAGTGCCCTTTTCGAGCGTGTGCTCGGCGGGGCGCGCTGGCGCTACGTCTTCGGCTCGGCCCTCGTCGTCCTCATCCTGCTGCAGGCCGTCACCGGCATTGCCCTGGAGCTCTACTACAGCCCGTCCACCACGGACGCGTGGGCCTCCGTCAACTACATCGAGACGCAGGTGCAGCTGGGCTCGCTGGTGCGCGGCCTGCACCACTTCGGCGCCTCGGCCATCGTCATCCTGGTGGTGCTGCACCTGCTGCAGACGGCGTGGGCCGGTGCCTTCCGCGCCCCGCGCGAGGTGAACTGGCTGGCCGGCTTCGTGCTGATGCAGATCATCCTCGCCCTGGCGCTCACCGGCTACCTGCTGCCGTGGGACCAGAAGGGCTACTGGGCCACGCAGGTGGCCACCTCCATCGCCGGTACGCTGCCGCTCATCGGCGAGAAGCTGCAGACCTTCCTCCAGGGCGGAGCCTCCTACGGCAACCTCACCCTGACGCGCTTCCACACCCTGCACGTGATTCTGCTGCCGGCGGGCCTGGTCCTCTTCCTCGGCATCCACCTGGCCCTCTTCCGCAAGCACGGCGTCACCCCACCGGACATGCCCCAGGAAGAGCTGGAGCGCCGCGCCGAGCCCTTCTTCCCCAAGCAGCTCTTCTATGACACCGCCTTCGCCGCGGCGGTGGTGGGCACGCTCTTCTTCGTCGCCTTCAGCCAGGGCGCGCCGCTGGAGGGCCCGGCGGATCCCTCCTCGCAGTACCTCGCCCGCCCCGAGTGGTACTTCCTACCCCTGTTCCAGCTGCTGAAGTACTTCGAGGGCGGCGCCGAACTGCTGGGCACCGTCGTCCTGCCCGGCCTGGCCATGGGCTTCATGGCCACCCTGCCCTTCATCCACGCGTTCCTGGTGCGCCGCCTTCCCCAGGCGCACCGGGCGCTGGCGCTCGTGCTCACCTTGGGTCTCGCGGGCGTGGGCGCCCTGGGCGCGCTCGCCGTGGCCTCGGACCGCAAGGATCCCGCCGTCGCCACCATGGCCGCCCGCGCCCACGAGGAGGCCCTCGAGGCCCGCCGCCTGGCCACCAAGGGTGTACCCACCGCGGGCCCCCTGGAGCTGTACCGCAATGACCCCATCGTCTGGGGCGCGCGCGTCATCTCCGCCCAGTGCCAGTCCTGCCACCAGGCCTGTGACACCCCGAACTACACCGGCAGCCCGTGCCTGGAGGGCTACGCCTCACGCGCCTGGATCGCCCGCTTCCTGCGCAACCCCCGCGCCCCGCACTTCTTCGGCAACACGAAGATCGACGAGATGGACGCCTACACCGGCCCCCAGGAGTCCCTGGACGCGCTGGTCGAGTTCCTCTACTCGCAGGGCGAGCGGCCAGACGTGACGGTGGCGCTGGCCAAGAAGGGCGAGGAGCTGTTCGACGGCGAGGGCTGCGCCAGCTGTCACACCCTGGACGGGGTGGGCAGCGGCATGGCGCCGGACCTGAAGGGCTGGGCCTCCCACGCGTGGACCGCCGCCTTCATCCGCACGCCGGGTGCGCCCCGCTTCTTCGGCGAGCTCAACGAGATGGAGACGTTTGACCACACCCGCCTGCCCGAGGACGAGCTGCGGGCTGTCACCCTCTGGCTCCATGCTCAGGCCTCCCAGCCCTTGAAGTTTCCCTAGCCGGCGGCCGTCCGTGCCGGCGAAGACATTCACCCGAAGGACAATGGAGTCAGTGACATGAAGATGCGGTTTGCCCTGGTGCTCAGCCTCTCGCTCGCCGCCACCGCGTATGCCGAGGACACCGCCGATGTGTGGAAGGCCAAGTGCAAGTCCTGCCACGGCGAGGACGGCGCGGCCAAGACCAAGATGGGGGAGAAGGAGAAGATCCCCGACATGACCTCGGCCACGTGGCACAAGAACCACTCGGACGAGAAGATCCGCGAGTACATCGCCGAAGGCTCCAAGAAGAACCCGAAGATGAAGCCCTTCAAGGACAAGCTCACTCCGGAGCAGATCGACTCCCTGGTGAAGCACATCCGTGGGATGGAAGCGAAGTAAGCCCGGCGTGAATATCACTGGCTCCGGGCCGTAACTCCTCTACGAAGCCCGCCCGGAGCCGCCGCCATGAAGACCCTCGCCCTTACCCTGCTCTTCATCCTGTCGCTGGTCACCCTGCTCTCCGCCGCGCGCGCTGACGCCCTGAGCCAGCCCCGCATCGAGTCGCGGATGGCCCGCCCGCTCCCCCTGCCCGAGGGGGATGACAAGGACGACGACAAGAAGGACGACGAGGAGGACGAGGAGGAGTACCGCGGCTTGAGCTCCCACGCCGCCCTGGAGCTGGTGGATCCGGGTGGGCTGGACGACGTGCTGCGGCTGCGCCTCGCCGCCCGGCTCGGGCCCTGAACCCCTGGGCAGGCAAGGGAGCACCCCACCCCCGGGCCGAACGCTGTTAGCATGGGGCGCGGATGTGGCTCATCGTCAACCCAGGCCTTCTCGACGAGAAGGAACACCCGCTCCCCGAGGGGCAATCGACCATCGGTCGCACGGAGGAGAACTCCATCCGTGTGCTGCACATGAGCCTGTCGCGCAAGCACGCGCGGCTCGAGCGCCACGGGGACCGCATCGTCCTGGTCGACCTGGGCAGCAAGAATGGCACCCTCGTCAACGGCGTGCGCGTCGAGCGCTTCGCGCTGCGTGAGGGCGACTCCTTCCAGTGCGGAGATGTTCACTTCAAGCTCGTGTCCTCCCCGGCCGAGATGGAGCCCACGCACATCCAGGTGCTGACCACCCGCTTCTCGCCCTCCTCCATGGAGGAGCTGCTGGAGCAGGGCCGCGCCCCCAACAGCCCCTCGGCGCTCAAGGTGCGGCAGGCGAGCGAAGCCGATGTGCGCTCCGCCGAGAAGCTGCGGGTGCTGCTCAAGGTCAGCCAGATGCTCTCCTCGCCGGGCCCCATCGACGGCCTGCTGGAGCGCATCGCCCAGCTCGTCTTCCAGATCCTCGAGGTGGACCGGGCGGCCATCCTCCTGGCGGACCGGACCAGCGGAGAGCTGCGCCCGCGGGTGGCACGGCTGTCCACCGGCGAGGTGCCCTCGGGCTCCTTCTACAGCCAGCACGTGGTGGAGTACGTGCGCAAGCACAGCGTGGCGGCGCTCTTCGCCGACGCGCGCGAGGACCCCCGGCTGGATGGGGCCGACTCCGTCATGCTGCAGTCCATCCGCTCGGCCATGTGCGTGCCGCTCAAGCCCCAGGATGAGGTGCTGGGCGTGCTGTACGTGGACAACCAGGCCCGCGCCAACGGCTTCACCGAGGAGGACCTGGAGTTCCTCACCGCCTTCGCCAACCAGGCGGCCATCGCCTTGGAGAACTCGCTGCTCTCCCAGCGGCTGGCCGAAGAGGCGGTGATGAAGAACGCCTACCTGCGCTTCTTCCCGCCCACGGTGCTCAAGAAGCTGCAGAGCGAGAAGCAGGCCCACCTGGGCATC
It encodes the following:
- a CDS encoding c-type cytochrome — its product is MKMRFALVLSLSLAATAYAEDTADVWKAKCKSCHGEDGAAKTKMGEKEKIPDMTSATWHKNHSDEKIREYIAEGSKKNPKMKPFKDKLTPEQIDSLVKHIRGMEAK
- a CDS encoding putative Ig domain-containing protein produces the protein MLVACVVALRCGPSSPDEAGTDSERSGLPLPPIPLAPLPFPALPPPPDAGTPPPSQSKLCAPEGGGTHLAVEGKPLTVTLRCGKGLSTPELRFTVSPLPEGASMDEATGTLSWTPRKDQVAIWSFLITEATTGEAGVLVIAVVDT
- a CDS encoding zinc ribbon domain-containing protein, which gives rise to MPLIQFTRNYKDRSNNHGFQFEFYCDKCNNGHMSPFKASSVGIAASVLKAAGSFFGGAVSRAAYAGDHVKDALRGKARDEAYAESVQEAKAHFKNCTRCGHWVCPRNCWNETRNLCESCAPNLAEEAAHIQSKVAVEQAWDKARKVDQVEALDMKATRMAACPHCNASVEGGKFCPECGKPLAAKTSCGKCGAEMGAKAKFCPECGSSRA
- a CDS encoding adenylate/guanylate cyclase domain-containing protein, which translates into the protein MWLIVNPGLLDEKEHPLPEGQSTIGRTEENSIRVLHMSLSRKHARLERHGDRIVLVDLGSKNGTLVNGVRVERFALREGDSFQCGDVHFKLVSSPAEMEPTHIQVLTTRFSPSSMEELLEQGRAPNSPSALKVRQASEADVRSAEKLRVLLKVSQMLSSPGPIDGLLERIAQLVFQILEVDRAAILLADRTSGELRPRVARLSTGEVPSGSFYSQHVVEYVRKHSVAALFADAREDPRLDGADSVMLQSIRSAMCVPLKPQDEVLGVLYVDNQARANGFTEEDLEFLTAFANQAAIALENSLLSQRLAEEAVMKNAYLRFFPPTVLKKLQSEKQAHLGIVETEVTILFSDITGFTSLSSNLPPRQVVDLLNEYFPVMADIVFRHEGTLEKYIGDALMAVWGAPFPQPEDADRAVRAAVEMQRALAHLNTRWRSEGRTELQIHVGLNTGRVAAGNIGSEQYLQYATIGDATNIASRICDAAAPGEIRLSEATFQRCLERTWPMTKQGPVHLKGKQEPLSLYRVEWRDSNVE
- a CDS encoding cytochrome b N-terminal domain-containing protein; translation: MLKRFGDWLDSRTGHRALMHSALFERVLGGARWRYVFGSALVVLILLQAVTGIALELYYSPSTTDAWASVNYIETQVQLGSLVRGLHHFGASAIVILVVLHLLQTAWAGAFRAPREVNWLAGFVLMQIILALALTGYLLPWDQKGYWATQVATSIAGTLPLIGEKLQTFLQGGASYGNLTLTRFHTLHVILLPAGLVLFLGIHLALFRKHGVTPPDMPQEELERRAEPFFPKQLFYDTAFAAAVVGTLFFVAFSQGAPLEGPADPSSQYLARPEWYFLPLFQLLKYFEGGAELLGTVVLPGLAMGFMATLPFIHAFLVRRLPQAHRALALVLTLGLAGVGALGALAVASDRKDPAVATMAARAHEEALEARRLATKGVPTAGPLELYRNDPIVWGARVISAQCQSCHQACDTPNYTGSPCLEGYASRAWIARFLRNPRAPHFFGNTKIDEMDAYTGPQESLDALVEFLYSQGERPDVTVALAKKGEELFDGEGCASCHTLDGVGSGMAPDLKGWASHAWTAAFIRTPGAPRFFGELNEMETFDHTRLPEDELRAVTLWLHAQASQPLKFP
- a CDS encoding ubiquinol-cytochrome c reductase iron-sulfur subunit; this encodes MSEPSSVPPTRRGFLGAITVLLGGAIAALAAVPVLGSILSPLRPAPRTGNDVPIPVGNVSDFTVGVPRRVELVRSVTDAWSRSEATTVGAAWLTRKADGTFTALSTICPHLGCGVNMDKQRGHFACPCHTSAFAMDGARLEGPAPRGMDPLTVEVRGQAVLVHYRRFKQGISEREEV